GTCACAGAGTCCGCGGATATTGTCAGCCGAGAGGAAGCTACCAAAGAGCCGTTGGCACCCAGCACGCAGCCTGGAAGTGAAAGTGAACAAGCAAATACCACAGACGGCTCTTATGTCAATTTGGTACCTGGAGTTTTTTCAGACATTGATGATCGTCACAATCAATTACAGACCCCTCTTCCTCCTAGTAAGAAGtacaaattaaaagcattttttgtaaCTTGTCACTACTCACATAGTCTTAAGCAGCAAAGGGGCATCAATGGTTGTAGAATGGGATCTTTACTGACAATACTGATATCTGCAAGGTAAAATACACTGTATCACCACTGGACAGTGGTGCTGAAGCTCTGTGATCAACCTGAGATACAGGGTAGGAATTGTCCTGACCTCTTTCCATGCCCTTTCACTGCATCCACTGTCCTTGGGACTCTATTGGATTAAGTCATGAAGTGCACGTGAATAACAAGCAAAAAAGATCTGCTCAAAATGTTGAGACAGTGATGAGGATGTACAGGGGCGTAGAAGGTCCCTCTTCTCTCACCCCTTTGTGGTGTGAAAAGGTTAGCAGTGGTTTAAGGTGAACAGGAGACTTGAATGTGGTGGGTATGGGAGGGGCACAGCAGGATGCATGTTGAATTCACAGCTGATTCAACCATCATCGTAACAGCTCTTGCCACTCCTGATGGTGCTCGACATGAAGACTCAACGCAGCCACCTCTGTCTTCAGGCAATGAAGCAGGATGGGGCACTGAAGGCATCACACATCCCACAGATGCCCCTGGGGGTGAGGTCCTCCACGGGCTGACTCCTGCTAGTACGAACGAAGCTGGAGATGACTCTCTCCTGATGGGTACCAGTAAGAATAATGGATCATACTCATTTCTCACGTGCTGTGTGAAATGAGgcattatttcttctgaatctgACGCCTTTCACTATCTTTCTCATCTTGGGGATCTACATTCTTGTTGCAGACTTGCAGTGCAAACTGATTTATAATTCTGTTGCATGTGAACATCCCAACAAGAAATGCTACCCATTAAGACTGCTTTTCCCTGGGTCTACTCTTTCTTATGCCCTCCAGATTTTTTCAATTTAAGTTTTAGTGGAAGgtgatacagagaaaataatttttatttttttagaggTAAATGAAtcatatgtttaaaaacagtttttcatgtCTATTCATCCCTGGTCTTAGGATCACCACAGGTGCCATTAGtactgtaaatttaaaaataacttactACATTTCATGAAGATCTACAAGGTTCAATTCctattttctgtatgttatCATATTGAGTTATCCACCATCACAATATTGGATTTTTATCCtaaaattttattgtttaataCTGGACTTTTATGATGTTGTAGTACATTTGAAATGTTACATCTCTCATattttagtaagaaaaataaaactctaagggaaaaattaacatttatgctttcccttttcaactttcattttcttcaggattACTTTAAATCACAACTCCTGGGATTTTCCAAAGAGCTATGAAAACCAAAACTTGTGTTGataaaaaacagttcttttctcttcttcctccttttgttttccaagaatGGAAAGGATCATGTAAAGCTTCACAGTTTATTGTCATCAGCTTGTTAAGTTTTATGTGGTTTGACAGATcaattacaaataaaacaaaaacaaacaaacaaaaacaacaacaacaacagcaacaaaaacaggaTTTGACAATCTATTTAAGTGCTTTCTAACAGGTCATTCTAATCTTATTCCTATGTAATGATAGGAATTCTAATACTCATTCTATTCTGTAAATaatatgatttttcttccttctaaatAGTTGTTACTAGGTATTTTCCAAGATAACATTTTAGGCTCCCATTGTTTGGAAATGCATGTTTTGGTGTATCATTTTGCTTCACAATGTTAAATTTCAGTAGTGTAATTTTGCATGAATATTAGTCTTTATTATTCTGTTCATATTTTGGAGCATTTGCAATTTCTGCAAGTGCATTAGTTAGGCTATGctattttttgcatgttttttggACATCCTTACTCTTTTGCATCAGCAGCAGTCTCTTTAGAAAAGAGCACCGTATGAGTGATTGTGGGAAggatattaattaattaatttcctcAATTTTCCATTAGaattcattttgaattattCTGTTGGGAGACCAGCATGCATTCTTATGATAATCTCATGGAAAATCAGGGAtgaaaaatacactaaaaaggatattttattaGATTGATGATGATGATCTTAATCTTAAATAGTCAGGTCTAAGTAGCTGCTATCTAttctttaaatagtttttaCACACTTCAAAGCTCACTGATATTAGGGGAAATGAGTAAGCAACTATTAGAATAATCAATAAATCATAgttaaaggaacagaaaataataataataataatgacagaTACAGATCTTGTTTGCTTGCCCCAACCCTTCCCCAAGGAAAAGGTAGACCTagttaaatgaaatgaagagagaaaaattgatAAGGTGGGATTTTGTAAATATCTTTGAGGTTAACTTAGCCATCATCACATCACAGCAGTAACAGCCAGCATTGATGTTCTGGAACCAGAAGATGTAACCCAGGAAGTGTGGGCACCTCGAGTCATCGTAACAGCTCTTGCCACTCCTGATGGTGCTCGACATGAAGACTCAACGCAGCCACCTCTGTCTTCAGGCAATGAAGCAGGATGGGGCACTGAAGGCATCACACATCCCACAGATGCCCCTGGGGGTGAGGTCCTCCACGGGCTGACTCCTGCTAGTACGAACGAAGCTGGAGATGACTCTCTCCTGATGGGTACCAGTAAGAATAATGGATCATACTCATTTCTCACGTGCTGTGTGAAATGAGgcattatttcttctgaatctgACGCCTTTCACTATCTTTCTCATCTTGGGGATCTACAACCCTATTGCGGACTTGCAACCCAAAATCTGTGGTGGGATCTGTGCTGTTGTTAGAACGACCTTCTGGAATGGTCGCAGGGGACTTCTTCCTGGTCCATTTGGTGGTTTCTGGTCTTTGCTGAAGCATGTTGCTGGGTGGCCTCCTGTCTCTTCTTCTGCAAGTCATGTGCCTTGGTGATCCCAAGttcccagccccatcctcccATATTGCGCCTTGGTGGGGTCAGGCTTGGTATGCTTTGGTGCTGTGATTGGTGTGGTGGAGGTGCTCTGGTGGAATTAATTGGGTGATCTGCTCCTGTGACTCAGCAGTGACACCGTCACCAAGGAGGACTGTCCTGATGGTGAGAGCAGAGCAATCACGCAAGAATTATATCCCATAAATTCTGTCTTCCATTCCTTACTCCTCGCTGGGGGATTCACAGGCACGACCACCACGGATCGGGCTGTGGTATGGCTGCTCACTCCTGAGTTACAGGGTCAggtttttgctgctgtggtttCTTCTTCTGAAGGTCTTCCCTCTCCATCTGTCACTGGGATACGTGGGTACAGCCAACGTCTCCCTCCAACACAACAAGCAAGTGTTGCTTAAGGGTCTCAAAAGCCAGTGGCAGCgtggaagaggaaggggaggcCTTCTCTTCATCCTTCTCCTGCCGTGCTTTAAACCAGGCAGAAGGACGTCCTTTCTGACTTGCTGTGATacagaaagagggaaataaCGTGGGCGGTGGTTTGGTGAGCATTAACGTTTAAAGCTGATCGTGCTGTCATCATGGCAGTCACAGAGTCCGCGGATATTGTCAGCCGAGAGGAAGCTACCAAAGAGCCGTTGGCACCCAGCACGCAGCCTGGAAGTGAAAGTGAACAAGCAAATACCACAGACGGCTCTTATGTCAATTTGGTACCTGGAGTTTTTTCAGACATTGATGATCGTCACAATCAATTACAGACCCCTCTTCCTCCTAGTAAGAAGTACAAATtaaaatggttttcatttttccatgtcACTTGTTGTTTGGGACAATGATGATCCTCTGAAAGTATTTGCACTAACCAGGGTTTTCAGTTACGCCCATattataatttgcttttttgtttattattattggcATTTCTAGATGTGTTTATGATCCACTTTTAATATGCCATGAAAGGAAATCTTTTactctgcaaagcagaggaCTTTTGCCAAATGACTGAAAGTACTGTTttgcaaataactttttcttacattttactATCTTTATGTGACAACATAtctcataaaatgaaaaagcataaGCTTTCTCCTCATGCCCATATACACATGatagcattttttcttcctatttgaTGGGCACAAGTGACATCTCTGTAACACTTAATTATCTTTCGCTTTTCCCCTGTCCTCATTCCTTCTGTGTCAGTTGAATATATAGCAAGAAAAAGTAATTCCCTctgcagtcctttttttttttttttttccacccgCTAGGTACCTCTGCTGTTGGTATCTTGCCAATGAGTAATTATAGCTACATGTAGTGGGTTTTAACTGACATTTCCTTCAggaacagtttctttttttaagtgttaTTCTTCTGATAAAGTTAGTGGAGTTAACAGTAACCATGTTTACTTATTACACtacaaatatcttttttttttttttggtaacttcTTAATAGTACAGGAAATGAAGggacttttcctttttcctaaacACATCATggtaatagttttttttttttttttttttttttttttttttttttttttttttcagaatctaGTTATCTTACACACTAATCCAAATACTACTTCCATGCGCTTTCCTGGAAGTTAGTGGAACCTTGTCAGGTTTGGCCAATGCTCTGTGGTCATTCTTTACACACAAACATGATTATATACTTGTATAATGTCATACAGCAAGCActttaaagataattttattgTTCATAATAGTTAGGAGTTAGAATTTGCTTCCagtgaaaacattaattttgaaagacttgagttaaaaatggaatttggaGTGACAGCTAAATGTTTCTAGGTATGTCTGATTTCTCTCGACACTTTTACCCTGGGATAACTCCACTCAGTTTGGTGGAgtctattttaattaattaatgttaattCATACGTTATCAGGTAgaatttgtcttcttttttttttttttttccagatttttataTAGGCACAGTAAAATCAAACCTACCAAAACCACGGTTAAAGTATTTTGACATAGGCACCGcaatataaatgcaaaacatgtATTAGCATTTTATtggaaagataaatatttttagtaactCTTTCCTACTACAACAAACTCATTTCTTAACACCCACTGCCCTATTAAATTGATTAGTCCAAGCAGCCTCCTTAATTTACTGTACAGACATTACAAACTTTGAAAAAAGGTTTCCTACCTTTCTGTTTTGAGCATATAAAACCTGTAAGGACTGGTTTTAAGACCTCTTTCTAGGTGAATGCCTGTGTAGAATCTTTGCATTGCCAGTGCCCTGGCAAAGTTTCATAAGGCCATCTTCTTAaacttccttatttttctcaCTTACCTACCCTTTGTGCTTTGTAAAAACATAGTATAAGGGGATTACTAGGACACTactgttgtcatttttttaagttaatttatTGAAgggttctttcatttttaacgTTGCCCTATAAAGCTGTATTGGAGTGAAAAAGACTCAGTAATATATTGACAGACACTAGTTGAAGGCTCCCTCCAAACAAATTAATGGTTTCATGTAGTATACTCCCTTCTTCCACTTGCTTTTCCtctacagaaatgtttaagCTGTTGTCTGACATCACACTAATGACTGACCTGTTGTCCAAGTGCCGTAGTGGAATAACAAATCAGTCTACTGAAGGAATCCAAAAAATAAGtgtcaaaaagaagaaaaactagtATGtcatcaaaatgaaatgtagagTGCAACCGAGGAGccctccctgccttctgcaGGCACTTCCCAGGAGCCAGAACACCAGGGGACATGACCAAATCCTGTTTCTTCTCAGTGCtcaggggaggggaagagcaaATTTAGCAGTTCTCTTAACACAGGAATCTTTAATAAATGTCTTTCTAAGGGCCTTTTTGGTGAAAAAGCTCTACCATTTCACAAGGATGATTTGAAGCACCTTAAAAAATCTGCTGACATGTCAGGCAGACAAGTCAGTACATTCCTCTTGCTCAGCTTTCTTGGAGGCTAGACTAGGTCCCATAGGTGCTGAGTTAGTGCTCTGTCCTTTGGGGTGAGATAGCACAAACCAACTCATTGGTCAATAAGTTCCTTGTTAACAAAAGTAATGAAAACATCTGGAATGTTCAACTACTTGTTGGCTATGCTTAACAGGAGGAAAATGTGCTTCTTAGTTTTGTATTTGCCAGCTGCCATTAGGAAATGAGATCAGACAGGCTGGCTAGAAGAGAGCTGCAATGTGTGTGACAGAATAAGAACTTTACAGCTGATTAGAGTGAGTGTCTAATTTGCTCTATCAGTGTCTGGAAGAATTCAGAGAGGTGGAGATCTGTAATATTGTTTTTGTACCGATAATGAAGTTGTAGTCCCATGTGAAACTACCGTATCTATAACATACAGATAATTTTAGACATGGGATACCCATATGGCAATAGAGTGGGCCACAAATATTACTGTCATCACATAAAACTTCAAGCAGTGTGACCATCACAGGAAATATGTGAGACTGGAAGTATGCATTTGAACTTAAGATCTAATTCAGTCTTAgaaccaaattaaaaaacattaaaaagagcCAAGGGATCCATATCTAAGTTTACGTAGAGTATTTTTGCTATTAGAGagaatatttagaatttttaaGGTCCCACTTTATACATAGCTATCAAATTTAAAACCATCCAGAGTACTATACTTCTATTTTATGAAAGTAGGAAAGTTTTAGAAATTCCATATTATCCTGTAtaggaataaaatttaaaaaaaaaagccttaaaattTCTCCATATTGaccattttcaatttaaataagaaagtcaaattctttttctccctctactCTTCTGTCATTCTCTTTTCTCCACGGAACAGACAAGACCTTTGGCTTATACAACAAAagcctcttcaaaaagtttccaACATTCAGAAGTCTTTATCTTCTCTCCAgaaaatttcaaagcaattaCAATTCTGTTTTGGTTCATGAAATTATTGCATAATCACAAATGAAACATATGAGagtggggaaagagaaaaaccctGAGCTTTGTTATTCAGAGTATGAAAACTAGCCATAGTTCAGAGTATGATGATTATAGTCTTCGtaatagacacagacacagacacagacacagatttctaggttggaagagacctcaagatcatcgagtccaacctccgacctaacactaagcactccactaaaccatatcgctaagctctacatctaaacgtcttttaaagacctcaagggatggtgactccaccacctccctgggcagcccgttccaagGTTTCCAAATAGGAAAAATAGGTTCCAAGGTTTCCAAATAGGTTTCCATATAAATTTTAATGACCTCGGTGTGAActttctagaaatattttttttgtattgtgaaAGTCATCATTTTTTACTTCCCTGTTATATATTCACTAAAGATATTTAGAGTAACATATAGTTTTGTTCTTTAGGATCTACATCCATTATAGGTGGTGATCATGGATCACGCAAGGGAAATGTTGAACCCACTTCCAACCCTGGAGAGAAcgcaacaacaacaataacgTCACAACCAAGGTCAGCCCAGGTACCAGGTAGGCTTCTGAATTCATATCTTTTAACAATTTAAGTACATAATGATAGTAATATGGACTGAAATAAGAGATGAAAATGTACATCAAGTATAGTTGTTCAGGTTTTGTTCTGAATCACATTGTCACTGAGAGTCTGAGAAATGGAGCATATTGCAACTCATAAAATATTCTAGCACTGTGTAGATGAAAGAAATCATGCATTTTGGAGAACAGGATTAAgagataaataatttttataaattgATTTGCAATCAGGGAAAATTCAGTAAAGATATATGCAAAGTATCATAACTTTGAGAATATTCCGGGAAAACAATGTCTGATAAGTGTTACAGAAAAGGGCTTGCAGGttaaaatagaatagaaagAAGCCAACACAATGATACAATTGCaaaagaatgacttttttttctgggatgtATTAACAGAACATCATTTTTAAGGCAGAGAGAGTAATTATTCCACTCTAAGTAGGCCTGGCAAGTCCCGAGCTGAAGTGCTGCATTCAATTTGAGGCATTGAATTAATTATatagaaaaaacagagaagagcacAAAGATAAAATTTGGTAAGGTAACATAATATGAACAGCATGAAGAACGGGCTATGGAGAAGGTTGTGAAAtctcctttattaaaaatgctgagAGCAAATGGAACATTTCTCAGAGATGTTCTTATTCATTCTGTTTCACTGGAGTGAAATATAACTGAGGTGATCTCTTTGGGTCCTTTCCAGTTTTACCTCTTTATCCTGGTTTTGTagttccttctatttttttttgtttaggaTTTGGCTTTTTTAAGATCTCCCTTAAAgtaagattttaaattaaaaaaaataaaataaaaattaatgtagaCATTTCACTCTACCTTAAAGCCAACCTACTTTTGTACATGGGATTGCAGATGTGTCAACACtaagccttttcttctgcacttgGAATAAATCAATGACACAACTCTTCACCTATGCCATCTAAAATACACTGATTCTAGATGCTAGAAGTGGCCAGGTATTTCATCGGTGTTGGCCTGGGTATAGCTGAGCACTTTCTTTGATCACATAGGCAGTGTGACTGATGAAAATGTACCTGATTTGCACAGAAGCAATTTGCAAAGTGAACAAACATTCATTCAAAAAGTCTTGCAGCCTAAAGAATGCACAAACATCTGTGAAACTGCAAAATTACATGGGATGGATTAACACattctctccccctctcttgACTCCCCCCAGAATGGCTGATCATCGTTGCTGCTCTCTTGGCACTGGCATTGATCCTTGCAGTGTGCATCGCCGTCAGCAGTCGGAGGAGGTAAGGTAGCCCTGCACTTTGAAGCACACCACAGCATGATGTGGGTGCTGGAATAAAGCACTGCCACATATCTTTTAGAGGTCATGGTGAAATAGGAAGGATATAAGGCATATGGTGAGATGGAAAAATCTAtacctttctttctgttaagTGACTCTGGAGTTACAAGCCCCGAACGGCACGGCTTATTGATTTATACATCACTCTGCTTTGCGTACAAAAGCAGAGGCTGCCATTGTTTCTTCCCTCTTAGCCCAGAGGCACCATAGAAACAGACAAATAGGGCCAGTATGACTAATTATAGACTGTATCTGACGAGAACTGAAACAATGTCAAAGCTAAAAATTACATCCTAGATACTGCAAGTGGAAAACATATCTTTTACTTAAAGCTGCCATGCAGCTGGGATTGAGACCCAAGGAGAAAAAGTGCACATGCGTCTGTGGGTGTGCAGGGTTCATGGATTGGATCCTACCAATACGCATCAAACCCTATGAAGATCAGTCTTTGAAGCACGGACATAATCTGGTATTCTTGAAACAggtgtttcaaaataattaagagaTTCATCTATTCTGCTAAGTGATAATCTGCTGCAGACCCAGGGAGGGAGGTGCTGTGCAGTCACCACACTGTACACGAGCATCAGCTCATCTGAAAGTagctctgcagctgtgctgcaaggGAACTGGGTAGGTGAAAAGGTGGACTGAGCATTCAGGGTTATCCGAGCAATAAAGTGAGAATATTCCAAGCATTCATTTACCTAAAAATGAGaactgcagatttatttttataatgctgTCAGTTAAAAGGAATGTTGACAGCAGCTTCTCCAGTTTCACTCTCATTCTGGCTGCCTGTAAAAGCCTGTGGGCTGTAGGCTTTGGTTTCAAGGTAGTTAGCTTCTTGATTCAGAAATCAATAGACTTGGCCTTCGTAGTTACAAAGTCAGTATGGCAGGGATCTCAAGCATTTCCACCAAGCAATTGGTCCTTCTCAGTAAATAGCAAATTGCTTCACTATAGggttgttgttgatgttgttgaATTGgtcttgttttaataaaatttgtgttatcttcaccaaaaaaaaaaaatggcccaAGGTTCAGTGTGAGGCAGTTTCCttgtttgattgtttatttttttattattcctcttGTTGCAAAGAAGAATGCCGCTGTCTGGTTCCTGTTGTAAAAAGTGTTAGGATCTCCATCCAGAGTCCAACATTGGGTGCGGCACAGCCTGACCATCatgtcaggaaagaaaatctgagctGCTCTTTTGAGAGGCTGTGGCCTCTCTTTCAGCATTTCatagctgcagagcaggaatcATTCCCAAGTGTGTGCATAGCATTCACACAGCAAACTGAGCTGCTTTGGATAAAATAATCCTTACCTATCAGTCAGTAAGCATGAAAAAAGtaatacttcaaaaaaataatggtaTAATTAAACTGCCAAATTAGTCATTCGGACAAAATCTGTTTCAAcgaagaagaaaatgctttaaagtaaaacttcagaaaattagTGTCCCTCTTAACACACCTCTGGGCATTCAGTTTACACTAGGCCATTCAAGGACAACAAGTGGGATATTCAGCGCAGTGTACCCAGAGTTTTAACGGACTAGGGCAAATCTGATATCTGTGTAACTATTAATTTCTACTGCCCTGAAGAATACCCAGCCCACTTGGTCCAAAGTCCGGATGTACAATGACCCTGTCTGTATACTGGGATATATACAAATGTCATAAATGTGGATATATCCACACCTTAGAAAATCTTTTCTAGCTTTCAGTAATGCATGTTAGTCCTGTCTATAATGACACTGGATAGTAACTGAATCAGTAGGATCCTGCAAAAGTTTATGTATATAATTGTggattctttcaaaaataaaatattcagcgTGGCGACACCTTACACCTTGCATTGATTGCATAGGTCTGCACTGACAGACACAAGTTTCATCTCTAAGCAcctttttctaaatattgactcgaattttcttttcttatttccattaATCTCCATTTATGGtacttatttccttttcatttctttctagatgtgggcagaagaaaaagctcGTGATCAATAACGGCAAAGGTGCAGTGGAGGACAGAAAGACGAGTGAATTAAATGGGGATGCCAGCAAATCACAAGAAATGGTGCACTTGGTTCACAAAGAACAGTCAAATGACCGAACAGGAGCATCTGACGAATTCCTCACCATTGACGAAACACAAAATCATCAGGAGCTGGATATGAAGAGTGGAGTGTAATGGTACCAACTCACCAAGTAGATCAGAGCTGGGGAAATCAAGATCACACGGAACTTGGGCCAGAATTCACAGATGCACTGTGCTACTGATGTCTTTTGAACACGATTAAACTTAagttgtcttcatttttaatcattttaaaatgatgtctGAGTTACAAAATAGACATTTGCTATCTGAAATAAGCCCCAAGAGTTGCATAAATTCGTCAGTTCCCAATTCCTACACAGAGGACACTTACTGTGTCCTGGGTATATCATTGATCCCCAGATACAGTGTCTTCGCTGTGCGGAGCTACAGAAGCATCCAGTTGCTCCATCTTACAGGTATTTAAGGTACTAAACTTGTCATGGTACAAGAGTAAGCAAGCAACAAATGtcgagcaaaaaaaaaaaagaagcttaaaCCAAAAAGGCCTCCTATACAATGTCTAAAACAGCAGAATCTATCAGAAATGCCTTACAGCCAGGAAGAGCAGTAGGTGCATTGAAAGTCTGCCAGTAAAATCAAAAAGTGATGTTTTATAATGATTTATGACTTATTCTGTAACAAGGAAAACCCAGAAGGACAAATCTTATttatcattgttttaaaatgtctgtgggCATACAGCAAGTCTTTTTGGGAGGGggaataaaaagatgaaaacatgaGATGATACATAATAAATATCATTACTTTATTATCTTAACAATCTGTACAGTTATCCTTGAGTTTTTGAAGAGTTAT
The genomic region above belongs to Cygnus olor isolate bCygOlo1 chromosome 5, bCygOlo1.pri.v2, whole genome shotgun sequence and contains:
- the CD44 gene encoding CD44 antigen isoform X37; the encoded protein is MASFYVWVTFGLCLLKLCLTETQFNVSCRYRGVFHVEKNGRYSLTRTEAADLCRALNSTLSTLEQLEKAHELGFETCRYGFIVGHIAIPRINPYHLCAANHTGIYKLSANTTGRYDAYCYNATETRDKACEPIERIDTSFLNNQSEIVIDNEDGSRYNADGTRHSGDSSTSGVDDENVGSGSSHDTTPVDTSIKRSSPSYYGSVTPVSHLSDHSSGGGEKDFPVKNSDDEISPTSTDISLVTGFNDFAKEDDEWHRGSTTLATPDGARHEDSTQPPLSSGNEAGWGTEGITHPTDAPGGEVLHGLTPASTNEAGDDSLLMVTESADIVSREEATKEPLAPSTQPGSESEQANTTDGSYVNLVPGVFSDIDDRHNQLQTPLPPSNEAGWGTEGITHPTDAPGGEVLHGLTPASTNEAGDDSLLMGTTVTASIDVLEPEDVTQEVWAPRVIVTALATPDGARHEDSTQPPLSSGNEAGWGTEGITHPTDAPGGEVLHGLTPASTNEAGDDSLLMGTITESADIVSREEATKEPLAPSTQPGSESEQANTTDGSYVNLVPGVFSDIDDRHNQLQTPLPPRSTSIIGGDHGSRKGNVEPTSNPGENATTTITSQPRSAQVPEWLIIVAALLALALILAVCIAVSSRRRCGQKKKLVINNGKGAVEDRKTSELNGDASKSQEMVHLVHKEQSNDRTGASDEFLTIDETQNHQELDMKSGV
- the CD44 gene encoding CD44 antigen isoform X38, coding for MASFYVWVTFGLCLLKLCLTETQFNVSCRYRGVFHVEKNGRYSLTRTEAADLCRALNSTLSTLEQLEKAHELGFETCRYGFIVGHIAIPRINPYHLCAANHTGIYKLSANTTGRYDAYCYNATETRDKACEPIERIDTSFLNNQSEIVIDNEDGSRYNADGTRHSGDSSTSGVDDENVGSGSSHDTTPVDTSIKRSSPSYYGSVTPVSHLSDHSSGGGEKDFPVKNSDDEISPTSTDISLVTGFNDFAKEDDEWHRGSTTLATPDGARHEDSTQPPLSSGNEAGWGTEGITHPTDAPGGEVLHGLTPASTNEAGDDSLLMGTITESADIVSREEATKEPLAPSTQPGSESEQANTTDGSYVNLVPGVFSDIDDRHNQLQTPLPPSNEAGWGTEGITHPTDAPGGEVLHGLTPASTNEAGDDSLLMAVTASIDVLEPEDVTQEVWAPRVIVTALATPDGARHEDSTQPPLSSGNEAGWGTEGITHPTDAPGGEVLHGLTPASTNEAGDDSLLMVTESADIVSREEATKEPLAPSTQPGSESEQANTTDGSYVNLVPGVFSDIDDRHNQLQTPLPPRSTSIIGGDHGSRKGNVEPTSNPGENATTTITSQPRSAQVPEWLIIVAALLALALILAVCIAVSSRRRCGQKKKLVINNGKGAVEDRKTSELNGDASKSQEMVHLVHKEQSNDRTGASDEFLTIDETQNHQELDMKSGV
- the CD44 gene encoding CD44 antigen isoform X41; this translates as MASFYVWVTFGLCLLKLCLTETQFNVSCRYRGVFHVEKNGRYSLTRTEAADLCRALNSTLSTLEQLEKAHELGFETCRYGFIVGHIAIPRINPYHLCAANHTGIYKLSANTTGRYDAYCYNATETRDKACEPIERIDTSFLNNQSEIVIDNEDGSRYNADGTRHSGDSSTSGVDDENVGSGSSHDTTPVDTSIKRSSPSYYGSVTPVSHLSDHSSGGGEKDFPVKNSDDEISPTSTDISLVTGFNDFAKEDDEWHRGSTSNEAGWGTEGITHPTDAPGGEVLHGLTPASTNEAGDDSLLMGTITESADIVSREEATKEPLAPSTQPGSESEQANTTDGSYVNLVPGVFSDIDDRHNQLQTPLPPSNEAGWGTEGITHPTDAPGGEVLHGLTPASTNEAGDDSLLMAVTASIDVLEPEDVTQEVWAPRVIVTALATPDGARHEDSTQPPLSSGNEAGWGTEGITHPTDAPGGEVLHGLTPASTNEAGDDSLLMGTITESADIVSREEATKEPLAPSTQPGSESEQANTTDGSYVNLVPGVFSDIDDRHNQLQTPLPPRSTSIIGGDHGSRKGNVEPTSNPGENATTTITSQPRSAQVPEWLIIVAALLALALILAVCIAVSSRRRCGQKKKLVINNGKGAVEDRKTSELNGDASKSQEMVHLVHKEQSNDRTGASDEFLTIDETQNHQELDMKSGV
- the CD44 gene encoding CD44 antigen isoform X39, with the protein product MASFYVWVTFGLCLLKLCLTETQFNVSCRYRGVFHVEKNGRYSLTRTEAADLCRALNSTLSTLEQLEKAHELGFETCRYGFIVGHIAIPRINPYHLCAANHTGIYKLSANTTGRYDAYCYNATETRDKACEPIERIDTSFLNNQSEIVIDNEDGSRYNADGTRHSGDSSTSGVDDENVGSGSSHDTTPVDTSIKRSSPSYYGSVTPVSHLSDHSSGGGEKDFPVKNSDDEISPTSTDISLVTGFNDFAKEDDEWHRGSTTLATPDGARHEDSTQPPLSSGNEAGWGTEGITHPTDAPGGEVLHGLTPASTNEAGDDSLLMVTESADIVSREEATKEPLAPSTQPGSESEQANTTDGSYVNLVPGVFSDIDDRHNQLQTPLPPSNEAGWGTEGITHPTDAPGGEVLHGLTPASTNEAGDDSLLMAVTASIDVLEPEDVTQEVWAPRVIVTALATPDGARHEDSTQPPLSSGNEAGWGTEGITHPTDAPGGEVLHGLTPASTNEAGDDSLLMGTITESADIVSREEATKEPLAPSTQPGSESEQANTTDGSYVNLVPGVFSDIDDRHNQLQTPLPPRSTSIIGGDHGSRKGNVEPTSNPGENATTTITSQPRSAQVPEWLIIVAALLALALILAVCIAVSSRRRCGQKKKLVINNGKGAVEDRKTSELNGDASKSQEMVHLVHKEQSNDRTGASDEFLTIDETQNHQELDMKSGV
- the CD44 gene encoding CD44 antigen isoform X40; this encodes MASFYVWVTFGLCLLKLCLTETQFNVSCRYRGVFHVEKNGRYSLTRTEAADLCRALNSTLSTLEQLEKAHELGFETCRYGFIVGHIAIPRINPYHLCAANHTGIYKLSANTTGRYDAYCYNATETRDKACEPIERIDTSFLNNQSEIVIDNEDGSRYNADGTRHSGDSSTSGVDDENVGSGSSHDTTPVDTSIKRSSPSYYGSVTPVSHLSDHSSGGGEKDFPVKNSDDEISPTSTDISLVTGFNDFAKEDDEWHRGSTSNEAGWGTEGITHPTDAPGGEVLHGLTPASTNEAGDDSLLMGTITESADIVSREEATKEPLAPSTQPGSESEQANTTDGSYVNLVPGVFSDIDDRHNQLQTPLPPSNEAGWGTEGITHPTDAPGGEVLHGLTPASTNEAGDDSLLMGTTVTASIDVLEPEDVTQEVWAPRVIVTALATPDGARHEDSTQPPLSSGNEAGWGTEGITHPTDAPGGEVLHGLTPASTNEAGDDSLLMGTITESADIVSREEATKEPLAPSTQPGSESEQANTTDGSYVNLVPGVFSDIDDRHNQLQTPLPPRSTSIIGGDHGSRKGNVEPTSNPGENATTTITSQPRSAQVPEWLIIVAALLALALILAVCIAVSSRRRCGQKKKLVINNGKGAVEDRKTSELNGDASKSQEMVHLVHKEQSNDRTGASDEFLTIDETQNHQELDMKSGV